A genomic stretch from Spongiibacter nanhainus includes:
- the rpsF gene encoding 30S ribosomal protein S6 yields MRHYEIVFLVHPDQSEQVPGMIERYTQTIEKDGGKVHRLEDWGRRQLAYPINKIHKAHYVLLNAEASADAIDELNTNFRYNDAVLRNLVIRRDEAVTEESPIMRAEKESRERRGRSEQRTERSSRDEGNSSSDSSESSEQTEAASAE; encoded by the coding sequence ATGCGACACTACGAAATCGTGTTCCTGGTCCACCCAGACCAGAGCGAGCAGGTACCGGGTATGATCGAGCGTTATACCCAAACCATCGAGAAAGACGGCGGCAAGGTCCACCGTCTGGAAGATTGGGGACGCCGCCAGCTTGCCTACCCAATCAATAAAATCCACAAAGCACACTACGTGCTCCTCAACGCTGAAGCGTCTGCCGACGCCATCGACGAGCTGAACACTAACTTCCGTTACAACGATGCCGTACTGCGGAACCTGGTGATTCGTCGCGACGAGGCGGTGACTGAAGAATCTCCCATCATGCGCGCTGAGAAAGAGAGCCGCGAGCGCCGTGGTCGCAGCGAGCAGCGCACTGAGCGCAGCAGTCGCGATGAGGGCAACAGCTCCAGCGATAGCAGCGAGAGTTCTGAACAGACTGAAGCGGCTAGCGCCGAGTAA
- the rlmB gene encoding 23S rRNA (guanosine(2251)-2'-O)-methyltransferase RlmB: MEKVFGLHAVESLLRRDGGKVVEIYVQQGRRDKRLGALIDLAKSHSVAVVECPRAKLDDLVSGRHQGVVALAEAAPSFDEKALPGLLAERPDALVLVLDGVTDPHNLGACLRSADAAGVAAVIAPKDNAVGLTATVRKVACGAAESVPFVAVTNLSRTLKALQDAGLWVVGMAGEAEQMLYDIDLKGPVALVMGAEGSGLRRLTREHCDFLAKLPMAGSVSSLNVSVATGVCLFEAVRQRR; encoded by the coding sequence ATGGAAAAAGTGTTTGGATTGCACGCGGTAGAGAGCCTGCTGCGCCGCGACGGCGGCAAGGTCGTGGAGATCTACGTGCAGCAGGGGCGCCGGGATAAGCGCCTTGGCGCGCTGATTGATTTGGCTAAAAGCCACAGTGTGGCGGTGGTGGAGTGCCCCCGCGCCAAGCTGGATGACCTGGTCTCCGGGCGTCACCAAGGGGTGGTAGCGCTGGCCGAAGCGGCGCCAAGCTTTGACGAGAAAGCCCTACCGGGACTGCTGGCAGAGCGGCCCGATGCCCTGGTGCTGGTATTGGATGGTGTCACCGACCCCCACAACCTGGGCGCCTGCTTGCGCAGCGCCGATGCCGCCGGCGTGGCAGCGGTCATTGCTCCCAAGGACAACGCGGTGGGTTTAACTGCCACCGTGCGCAAGGTGGCCTGCGGGGCGGCGGAGTCGGTGCCTTTTGTCGCGGTGACCAACCTGTCGCGAACCTTGAAGGCCCTGCAGGATGCGGGCTTGTGGGTGGTGGGCATGGCGGGTGAGGCCGAGCAGATGCTCTACGATATAGACCTCAAAGGGCCGGTGGCGCTAGTTATGGGCGCAGAGGGAAGCGGCCTGCGTCGTCTGACCCGAGAACACTGCGATTTTTTGGCTAAGTTGCCCATGGCGGGATCGGTCAGCAGCTTGAATGTGTCGGTGGCGACGGGGGTGTGTCTCTTTGAGGCGGTCCGCCAGCGTCGCTGA